One Telluria mixta DNA window includes the following coding sequences:
- a CDS encoding xanthine dehydrogenase family protein molybdopterin-binding subunit — translation MRIERSNQVALTRRGFLKSTGGLVLGFVIPVQGRAATPAPASPNAFLHIAPDDTVTVLVDRLEFGQGVHTALPMLVAEELDADWSRVRAELAPAGDAYKDPLFGIQMTGSSISVAHSFTHYREIGARARAMLVAAAAERWQVAPDACTTAAGVVIGPGGRKARYGALADAAMKQPVPATVKLKDAKDFRHIGKPTGRLDARAKSSGKQQFGIDFTLPGMKVAVVARPPVFGGRVRSLDAGKARAIKGVVDVVEVAVGSGGRGVAVIADGYWPASQGRDALVIDWDTGAVDKVDSERQLRDYRTRAATPALATTSISAVYEFPYLAHAPMEPINCVVDLHADRCSVWAGVQFQTFDQTAVAAAAGLKLTQVTLHTMMSGGGFGRRGVTTSDDLVEAVNVARAYGRGPVKVIWSREDDIKGGYYRPAHVHKVDIGLDGKGDVVAWNHVIVGQAISAGTPFESVLIKNGVDSTTTEGILDAYALPVKLSVHHPKANVPVLWWRGSASNHTAFVMETLVDEVAHAAGADPVEYRRKLLGDKRPRHLAALDLAVQKSGYGKKPLGEGRAWGVAVHGMSGSVVAYVVEASVEKDVPRLHKVTAGVHCNLAVNPLTIEAQVQGAVLAALGTTLPGAAITFKDGVVEQRNFSDYTVARMPDMPHVGVFIVPSADPPTGMGEPGLPPLAPAFANAIFQLTGKRLRKLPFDLG, via the coding sequence GTGCGCATCGAACGAAGCAACCAGGTGGCATTGACCCGCCGCGGCTTTCTGAAATCCACCGGCGGGCTCGTACTCGGCTTCGTCATCCCCGTCCAGGGCCGCGCGGCCACGCCGGCGCCCGCCTCACCCAATGCGTTCCTGCACATCGCGCCCGACGACACCGTCACCGTGCTGGTCGACCGGCTCGAATTCGGCCAGGGCGTGCACACGGCGCTGCCGATGCTGGTCGCCGAGGAGCTCGATGCCGACTGGTCGCGCGTGCGCGCCGAGCTGGCGCCGGCCGGCGACGCCTACAAGGACCCGCTGTTCGGCATCCAGATGACCGGCAGCTCCATCTCGGTGGCGCACTCGTTTACGCATTACCGCGAGATCGGCGCACGCGCCCGCGCGATGCTGGTCGCCGCCGCGGCTGAGCGGTGGCAGGTCGCGCCCGACGCGTGCACCACGGCCGCGGGCGTCGTCATCGGCCCCGGCGGCCGCAAGGCGCGCTACGGCGCGCTGGCCGATGCGGCCATGAAGCAACCGGTGCCTGCGACCGTCAAACTGAAGGACGCGAAGGATTTTCGCCACATCGGCAAGCCGACCGGACGCCTGGATGCGCGCGCCAAGTCGAGCGGCAAGCAGCAGTTCGGCATCGACTTCACGCTGCCCGGCATGAAGGTGGCCGTGGTCGCGCGTCCGCCCGTGTTCGGGGGCAGGGTGCGCAGCCTCGATGCAGGCAAGGCCCGCGCGATCAAGGGCGTCGTCGACGTGGTCGAGGTGGCGGTGGGCAGCGGCGGGCGCGGCGTGGCCGTGATCGCGGACGGTTACTGGCCGGCGAGTCAGGGCCGCGACGCGCTCGTCATCGACTGGGACACGGGCGCCGTCGACAAGGTCGATTCGGAACGCCAGCTGCGCGATTACCGGACGCGCGCCGCCACGCCGGCGTTGGCGACGACGTCGATCTCGGCCGTCTACGAATTTCCTTATCTGGCACACGCGCCGATGGAACCGATCAACTGCGTGGTCGACCTCCATGCAGATCGCTGCTCGGTCTGGGCGGGCGTGCAGTTCCAGACGTTCGACCAGACCGCCGTCGCGGCGGCGGCGGGGCTCAAGCTCACGCAGGTCACCTTGCACACCATGATGTCGGGCGGCGGTTTCGGCCGCCGCGGCGTGACCACGTCGGACGACCTGGTCGAAGCGGTCAACGTCGCCAGGGCGTACGGACGCGGTCCGGTGAAAGTCATCTGGAGCCGCGAGGACGACATCAAGGGCGGCTACTATCGCCCGGCGCACGTGCACAAGGTCGACATCGGGCTCGATGGCAAAGGCGACGTCGTGGCGTGGAACCACGTGATCGTCGGCCAGGCCATCAGTGCGGGCACGCCGTTCGAATCGGTGCTGATCAAGAACGGCGTGGACTCCACGACGACCGAGGGCATCCTTGACGCGTATGCCTTGCCGGTGAAGCTGTCGGTGCATCATCCGAAGGCGAACGTGCCGGTGCTGTGGTGGCGCGGATCGGCGTCGAACCACACGGCGTTCGTCATGGAGACGCTGGTCGATGAGGTCGCGCATGCGGCAGGCGCCGACCCGGTCGAGTACCGCCGCAAGCTGCTGGGTGATAAACGCCCGCGCCACCTGGCGGCGCTCGACCTGGCGGTGCAGAAGTCCGGCTACGGCAAGAAGCCCCTGGGCGAGGGCCGTGCCTGGGGCGTGGCCGTGCACGGCATGTCCGGGAGCGTGGTGGCCTACGTGGTCGAGGCGTCGGTCGAGAAGGACGTGCCCAGGCTGCACAAGGTCACGGCCGGGGTGCATTGCAACCTGGCCGTCAATCCGTTGACGATCGAGGCGCAGGTGCAGGGCGCCGTGCTGGCGGCCCTCGGCACCACGTTGCCGGGCGCCGCGATCACGTTCAAGGACGGCGTCGTCGAGCAGCGGAATTTCAGCGACTACACGGTGGCGCGCATGCCGGACATGCCGCACGTGGGCGTGTTCATCGTGCCGTCCGCCGACCCGCCGACCGGCATGGGCGAGCCGGGCCTGCCGCCGCTGGCGCCGGCCTTCGCCAACGCCATCTTCCAGCTCACGGGCAAGCGCTTGCGCAAGTTGCCGTTCGACCTGGGATGA
- a CDS encoding tetratricopeptide repeat-containing response regulator, with product MNAPASLKAVGEIDWADKNYLVVDDFVGVRQLLREALRSLGAKNIDQASSGGEAMGLLTRIRYDVVLCDYNLGDGKNGQQVLEEARVRNLVNPSTVWLMVSAEKSVESVMGAAEHQPDAYLIKPITEGVLLTRLNRVWHKKQIFRLIDQAYAEKDYLRAARLCDAAIEGHKAHEIDLLRMKAKLMEKSGEPVKAREVYERVLEQREYQWARAGIAKIRMANGEFEQARQSFQSVIAENRYYIDAYDQLALTYQNLGKLDEACAILERAAKLSPNSVPRQRNLGNVALKVGNVQLAEQAFRKCILIGEYSVMKTPDAYLGLARVCGQKNDAKEALRLLLQVQREFAADYPDIALRSKITEGLVYHESGDYRRARKAGDELEALLNATEDRPDIPTCLELATLLFAVGVKDAPVELLCYVIRNNHDNPLLLDEVQKIFDKARLGDEGLEFIRVSKKEATDLMNQGVLLWKTGKLMDAVEWMRQARKKVPNNQRILFNAAQILVSHLQQHGYDGALSAEAYEVLHHVDRLLPGQQRFAQLMEQLAQLQPVLESGTIAEVA from the coding sequence ATGAACGCGCCTGCTTCCCTCAAGGCCGTGGGCGAGATCGACTGGGCCGACAAGAACTACCTCGTCGTCGACGATTTCGTCGGCGTGCGCCAGCTGCTGCGCGAAGCCTTGCGCAGCCTGGGCGCGAAGAACATCGACCAGGCATCGTCCGGCGGCGAGGCGATGGGCCTGCTCACGCGCATCCGCTACGACGTCGTCCTGTGCGACTACAACCTGGGCGACGGCAAGAACGGCCAGCAGGTGCTGGAAGAAGCGCGCGTGCGCAACCTCGTCAACCCGAGCACCGTGTGGCTGATGGTGTCGGCAGAAAAGAGCGTGGAATCCGTGATGGGCGCGGCCGAGCACCAGCCGGATGCCTACCTGATCAAGCCGATCACGGAAGGCGTGCTGCTCACGCGGCTCAATCGCGTATGGCACAAGAAGCAGATCTTCCGCCTCATCGACCAGGCCTATGCGGAGAAGGACTACCTGCGCGCGGCGCGCCTGTGCGATGCCGCCATCGAAGGGCACAAGGCGCACGAGATCGACCTCCTGCGCATGAAGGCCAAGCTGATGGAAAAGAGCGGCGAGCCGGTCAAGGCGCGCGAGGTGTACGAGCGCGTGCTGGAGCAGCGCGAATACCAGTGGGCGCGCGCCGGCATCGCCAAGATCCGCATGGCCAACGGCGAATTCGAACAGGCGAGACAATCCTTCCAGAGCGTGATCGCGGAGAACCGCTATTACATCGACGCGTACGACCAGCTCGCGTTGACCTATCAGAACCTGGGCAAGCTGGACGAGGCGTGCGCGATCCTCGAACGGGCCGCAAAACTGTCGCCGAATTCCGTGCCGCGCCAGCGCAACCTGGGCAACGTGGCGCTCAAGGTGGGCAATGTGCAGTTGGCGGAGCAGGCCTTCCGCAAGTGCATCCTGATCGGCGAGTATTCCGTCATGAAGACGCCGGACGCCTACCTCGGGCTCGCGCGCGTGTGCGGCCAGAAAAACGATGCGAAGGAAGCGCTGCGGCTGCTGCTGCAGGTGCAGCGCGAGTTCGCCGCCGACTATCCGGACATCGCCCTGCGTTCCAAGATCACCGAGGGCCTCGTCTACCACGAGAGCGGCGACTACCGGCGCGCGCGCAAGGCCGGCGACGAGCTGGAAGCCCTTCTCAATGCGACGGAGGACCGGCCCGACATCCCGACCTGCCTGGAACTGGCGACCCTGCTGTTCGCGGTGGGCGTGAAGGATGCGCCCGTGGAGCTGCTGTGCTACGTGATCCGCAACAACCACGACAACCCGCTGCTGCTCGACGAAGTGCAGAAGATCTTCGACAAGGCGCGCCTCGGCGACGAGGGCCTGGAGTTCATTCGCGTCTCGAAGAAGGAAGCGACCGACCTGATGAACCAGGGCGTGTTGCTGTGGAAGACGGGCAAGCTGATGGACGCGGTCGAGTGGATGCGCCAGGCGCGCAAGAAGGTGCCGAACAACCAGCGTATCCTGTTCAACGCGGCCCAGATCCTCGTCTCGCACCTGCAGCAGCATGGCTACGACGGCGCCCTGTCGGCCGAGGCGTACGAGGTGCTGCACCACGTGGACCGGCTGCTGCCGGGGCAGCAACGCTTCGCGCAACTGATGGAGCAACTGGCGCAGCTGCAGCCTGTACTCGAAAGCGGGACGATCGCCGAAGTGGCGTAA
- a CDS encoding sensor histidine kinase gives MDDTPDAPELSLFLASTAHDMKNSISVLSGTLERLLVDASPQTESAYPQMAHMLYQTKRLNDNLMQLLALYKQVGTPAYPFDVQPLELGQLVDQVVALERVLLKSRGLKLELDYDPDLVWHFDEDLITGVLSHAINNAIHYTCDTVRLAIRVTDDNWLELRVEDNGPGYPPSLLKAGAIATRDTAKGMNFLTNSAGLGLYFSSEVARMHQHRERRGTLRLENGGRFGGGCFILNLP, from the coding sequence ATGGACGACACCCCCGACGCGCCCGAGCTGTCGCTGTTTCTCGCCTCGACCGCGCACGACATGAAGAACTCCATCAGCGTCCTGTCCGGGACGCTGGAGCGGCTTTTGGTCGATGCATCTCCGCAGACGGAATCGGCATATCCGCAGATGGCGCACATGCTGTACCAGACGAAGCGCCTGAACGACAACCTGATGCAGCTGCTCGCGCTGTACAAGCAGGTGGGCACGCCCGCGTACCCGTTCGACGTGCAACCGCTCGAGCTGGGCCAGCTGGTCGACCAGGTGGTGGCGCTGGAACGCGTGCTGCTGAAATCGCGCGGCCTGAAGCTGGAGCTCGATTACGACCCGGACCTCGTCTGGCACTTCGACGAAGACCTGATCACGGGCGTGCTGTCGCATGCGATCAACAACGCCATCCACTACACGTGCGACACGGTGCGCCTCGCGATCCGCGTCACCGACGACAACTGGCTCGAACTGCGCGTGGAAGACAACGGCCCCGGTTATCCGCCGTCCCTGCTGAAGGCCGGCGCGATCGCCACGCGGGACACCGCGAAGGGCATGAACTTCCTGACCAACAGCGCGGGCCTGGGCCTGTATTTTTCCAGCGAAGTCGCGCGCATGCACCAGCACCGCGAGCGGCGCGGCACGCTGCGCCTGGAAAACGGCGGCCGCTTCGGCGGCGGCTGCTTCATCCTGAACCTGCCATGA
- the mnmC gene encoding FAD-dependent 5-carboxymethylaminomethyl-2-thiouridine(34) oxidoreductase MnmC, whose amino-acid sequence MDYRACWCTRARYTVFDSHYGDGAAVRVLTDVWRTDPHRSPNLHIISLCEHLLPGFHRMPQAEPGVTLDLISAPLTDALAQLTARVDMFRLHDIEHEGTDFARHVARVAAQDGCLQAQGLTQDQVAALTAQGFVFDADGVHARFASRKPRPPAPPVPERRAIVLGAGIAGSAAAERLCARGWQVTVVDRQPQPAMEASGNRAGIFMPLLSKDDNVPTRLTRAAYLYALRHWERLGGIGRAIEGAKCGVLQLARDADHADVQRAIAADKSLPAEFAEWLERPEAEALLGGLPAPDGGWLFRGAGWARPGSVCEAMLDACGGLLERKLGVGDVRIERDGGQWRLTNEHGIVVAHAPNLILANGAGAAQVPQAAPLPLTMLRGQVSHVPADMVPKLPVVLCREAYLTPPSGGVCSAGATYDADPNPALSPASHAENLERLRGLLSDPHAAEDAPLAGRVGFRCVAPDRLPLVGRLPDFDAAGTTERLRDVPRHPGLYGLLGYASRGLIWAGLSAELLAAQIEGEPLPLESSLVDALDPARFVLRARRAPRGPQPEN is encoded by the coding sequence ATGGACTATCGCGCCTGCTGGTGCACCCGGGCCCGCTACACCGTCTTCGATTCGCACTACGGCGACGGCGCCGCGGTCCGCGTCCTGACCGACGTCTGGCGCACCGATCCGCACCGCTCGCCCAATCTGCACATCATCTCCCTGTGCGAGCACCTGCTGCCGGGCTTCCACCGCATGCCGCAGGCGGAGCCGGGCGTCACGCTGGACCTGATCAGCGCCCCGCTGACGGACGCGCTGGCCCAGCTGACGGCGCGCGTCGACATGTTCCGCCTGCACGACATCGAACACGAAGGCACGGACTTCGCGCGCCACGTCGCGCGCGTGGCCGCGCAGGATGGCTGCCTGCAGGCGCAAGGCCTCACGCAAGACCAGGTCGCCGCGCTGACGGCGCAGGGCTTCGTGTTCGACGCGGACGGCGTTCACGCGCGCTTCGCCAGCCGCAAGCCGCGTCCGCCCGCACCGCCGGTGCCGGAACGCCGCGCCATCGTGCTGGGCGCCGGCATCGCCGGTTCCGCCGCGGCCGAGCGCCTGTGCGCGCGCGGCTGGCAGGTGACCGTCGTCGACCGCCAGCCGCAGCCGGCGATGGAAGCGTCGGGCAACCGGGCGGGCATCTTCATGCCGCTGCTGTCGAAGGACGACAACGTGCCCACGCGCCTGACGCGCGCCGCCTACCTGTACGCGCTGCGCCACTGGGAACGCCTGGGCGGCATCGGCCGCGCCATCGAGGGCGCCAAATGCGGCGTGCTGCAACTGGCGCGCGACGCCGATCACGCCGACGTGCAGCGCGCCATCGCCGCCGACAAGTCGCTGCCGGCGGAGTTCGCCGAGTGGCTGGAACGCCCCGAAGCGGAAGCGCTGCTCGGCGGCCTGCCGGCGCCGGATGGCGGCTGGCTGTTCCGCGGTGCAGGCTGGGCGCGGCCCGGCAGCGTGTGCGAGGCCATGCTGGACGCCTGCGGCGGCCTCCTGGAGCGCAAACTCGGCGTGGGCGACGTGCGCATCGAACGCGATGGCGGGCAGTGGCGCCTGACGAACGAACACGGCATCGTGGTCGCGCACGCGCCGAACCTGATCCTGGCCAACGGTGCCGGCGCCGCGCAGGTGCCGCAGGCCGCGCCGCTGCCGTTGACGATGCTGCGCGGGCAGGTGTCGCATGTGCCGGCCGACATGGTGCCGAAGCTCCCCGTCGTGCTGTGCCGCGAGGCGTACCTGACCCCGCCGTCCGGGGGCGTGTGCAGCGCGGGTGCCACGTACGACGCCGATCCGAATCCGGCGCTGTCGCCCGCAAGCCATGCGGAAAACCTGGAACGCCTGCGCGGCCTGCTGTCCGATCCGCATGCGGCCGAGGATGCGCCGCTGGCGGGCCGCGTCGGCTTCCGTTGCGTTGCCCCGGACCGCCTGCCGCTCGTCGGCCGCCTGCCGGACTTCGACGCCGCCGGCACCACCGAGCGCCTGCGCGACGTACCGCGCCATCCGGGTCTGTATGGACTGCTCGGCTATGCGTCGCGCGGCCTGATCTGGGCCGGTTTGTCGGCCGAATTGCTGGCCGCGCAGATCGAGGGCGAGCCCCTGCCGCTGGAGTCCAGCCTCGTCGACGCGCTCGATCCGGCCCGCTTCGTGTTGCGCGCACGCCGCGCCCCGCGGGGTCCGCAGCCAGAAAATTGA
- a CDS encoding DNA-3-methyladenine glycosylase I has product MNDTRCTWANMANPRYIAYHDHEWGVPCHDETTLFEMLNLEGAQAGLSWETILNKRDNYRIAFDGWDADKIASYDDAKVAALLANPGIVRNRLKVAAAINNAQAYLRLREQGLTLDDYLWAFVDGKPIVNDWPDGARPASTGLSDRISKDLAKRGFKFVGSTIVYAYMQGIGMVDDHDRACLCRRRR; this is encoded by the coding sequence ATGAACGACACCCGCTGCACCTGGGCCAACATGGCCAACCCACGCTACATCGCTTATCACGACCACGAGTGGGGCGTACCCTGCCACGACGAGACGACGCTGTTCGAAATGCTCAATCTCGAAGGCGCGCAGGCCGGGCTGTCGTGGGAAACGATCCTGAACAAACGCGACAACTACCGCATCGCCTTCGACGGCTGGGACGCGGACAAGATCGCCAGCTACGACGATGCGAAAGTCGCGGCACTGCTGGCGAATCCCGGCATCGTGCGCAACCGCCTGAAGGTCGCGGCCGCCATCAACAATGCGCAAGCCTACCTGCGCCTGCGCGAACAGGGTTTGACCCTGGACGACTACCTGTGGGCCTTCGTGGACGGCAAGCCCATCGTCAACGACTGGCCGGACGGCGCGCGGCCGGCGAGCACCGGGCTGTCCGACCGCATCTCGAAAGACCTGGCCAAGCGGGGCTTCAAGTTCGTCGGCTCGACCATCGTGTATGCCTACATGCAGGGCATCGGCATGGTCGACGACCACGACCGTGCCTGCCTGTGCCGCCGCCGGAGATGA
- a CDS encoding serine/threonine-protein kinase: MNQPTQLGRYRIVRVLGRGAMGEVYEGLDPRLDRSVAIKVISTACDAEPELRASYSARFIREAQAVARLNHPHIVGLYDFGEENGIAYMVMELVRGEELAAYFDMTQDFHLEFTLEDAVRMTCELLDALGYAHRNGVIHRDIKPANVMLSHDLSVKLTDFGVAHMAALNAAVQDADGAEMVGTPSFMSPEQITGQAVGPQSDIFAVGIILYQFLTNERPFRGAGMFAVQQKILHDHPVPPTLLNPLLGPAFDRVVMRALAKHPEQRYPSAEAFRDDLRRALDGDTLAASPWRPLDTVTPRSPADIVHHAHDDADATRVEDIDATRLVPMTRP; the protein is encoded by the coding sequence ATGAACCAACCGACGCAATTAGGCAGATACCGGATCGTGCGCGTGCTCGGACGCGGCGCCATGGGCGAGGTCTACGAAGGCCTCGATCCGCGCCTGGACCGCAGCGTCGCGATCAAGGTCATCTCCACCGCCTGCGATGCGGAACCGGAACTGCGTGCGTCCTATTCGGCCCGCTTCATCCGCGAGGCGCAGGCCGTCGCGCGGCTGAACCATCCGCACATCGTCGGCCTGTACGACTTCGGCGAGGAAAACGGCATCGCCTACATGGTGATGGAACTGGTGCGCGGCGAGGAACTGGCGGCGTACTTCGACATGACGCAGGATTTCCACCTCGAGTTCACGCTCGAGGATGCCGTACGCATGACGTGCGAGCTGCTCGATGCCCTCGGCTACGCGCACCGCAACGGCGTGATCCACCGCGACATCAAGCCGGCCAACGTCATGCTGAGCCACGACCTTTCCGTAAAACTGACGGACTTCGGCGTCGCCCACATGGCCGCCCTGAACGCCGCCGTGCAGGATGCGGATGGCGCCGAGATGGTCGGCACGCCCAGCTTCATGTCGCCCGAACAGATCACGGGCCAGGCCGTCGGCCCGCAGTCCGACATCTTCGCCGTCGGGATCATCCTGTACCAGTTCCTGACCAACGAGCGGCCGTTCCGCGGCGCCGGCATGTTCGCCGTGCAGCAGAAGATCCTGCACGACCATCCGGTCCCGCCGACCCTGCTGAATCCCCTGCTCGGCCCGGCCTTCGACCGCGTCGTGATGCGCGCCCTCGCCAAGCACCCGGAACAGCGATATCCCAGCGCCGAAGCGTTCCGCGACGACCTGCGGCGCGCGCTCGACGGCGACACGCTTGCGGCTTCGCCGTGGCGGCCGCTGGACACCGTCACGCCGCGCTCTCCGGCCGACATCGTGCACCATGCGCATGACGATGCGGATGCGACCCGTGTTGAAGACATTGACGCGACGCGCCTCGTGCCCATGACGCGGCCATGA
- a CDS encoding PP2C family protein-serine/threonine phosphatase → MSPWKQLTPSIYHRLAFGCAYGLTDVGLVRQSNEDNFLIDPALRLVAVADGMGGHDGGEIAARLALETVRDALGAVDPKKSSPGDAADPDATWQDEHMPAVVAVHEAVDAANARVYGANVHNGLGEGSGMGTTLTGFWQSLPDGPLVVFHVGDSRLYRYRDGELAVLTRDQTMYQQALEAGVSGDFPPRNLLLQAIGPTAAIAPDVKACTPHPGDLYLLCSDGLYGNTPHAAIERVLAGAHAQTLEHCCADLIALAKTHGSRDNITAVLALVER, encoded by the coding sequence ATGAGCCCCTGGAAGCAGCTAACCCCGAGCATCTACCACCGCCTCGCCTTCGGCTGCGCGTACGGACTGACCGACGTCGGCCTCGTGCGCCAGTCCAACGAAGACAACTTCCTCATCGATCCCGCGCTTCGCCTGGTGGCCGTCGCCGACGGCATGGGCGGTCATGACGGCGGCGAAATCGCGGCGCGCCTGGCCCTGGAAACCGTGCGCGACGCCCTGGGCGCCGTCGACCCGAAAAAATCGTCTCCCGGCGATGCGGCCGACCCGGACGCGACCTGGCAGGACGAACACATGCCCGCCGTCGTGGCCGTGCATGAAGCCGTCGACGCCGCCAATGCGCGCGTGTACGGCGCCAACGTGCACAACGGGCTTGGGGAAGGCAGCGGCATGGGCACCACGCTGACGGGCTTCTGGCAAAGCCTGCCGGACGGCCCGCTCGTCGTCTTCCACGTCGGCGACAGCCGCCTGTACCGCTACCGCGACGGCGAACTGGCCGTGCTCACGCGCGACCAGACCATGTACCAGCAGGCGCTGGAAGCGGGCGTCTCCGGCGACTTCCCGCCGCGGAACCTGCTGCTGCAGGCGATCGGCCCGACGGCCGCGATCGCCCCCGACGTCAAGGCGTGCACACCCCATCCCGGCGATCTGTACCTGCTGTGCAGCGACGGCTTGTACGGCAACACGCCGCACGCCGCGATCGAACGCGTGCTGGCCGGCGCGCATGCGCAAACGCTGGAGCACTGCTGCGCCGACCTGATCGCCCTCGCCAAGACGCACGGCAGCCGTGACAACATCACGGCCGTACTGGCGCTCGTCGAACGCTGA